The Henckelia pumila isolate YLH828 chromosome 2, ASM3356847v2, whole genome shotgun sequence genome includes a window with the following:
- the LOC140881866 gene encoding protein JOKA2-like isoform X1 — translation MEEEAYSIIIKVKYGDVLRRFSSWIFEHTLGVDMDGLKEKIHSLFKLPPNSALTLTYIDEDGDEVMLVDDDDLRAIAKQVLDPLRITVKLSDENNGKKFHSSGTPTPTPTPFPLESSLVQKPSQDGKTAPESICETLVKLSTDLASTSTPDFNELAHYFSEVSSSYLDSVAESRPRMQSPTHNFVMKDSETSKADAAQSMVPSNVGSEECIIKNEILEKLELLATAIEDALKLRYTSTVPKKVPFATVQRDTGTINAGQPVVSDSLPISDPTAKSRAVHGIAGEKEKVEQTSECCSMDKSSLRSSQHPSVPKKGWVAGMSDVSSNVRIETAISPEPELDLLNPNPSSKRNASVSPLHPACGAVTVGRKGSHNDNLSKICHDEYFCDGCGADPIFGPRFRSKVKEDYDLCNICFSGKAKDSDYIRIDRPKDDHNQVFDFCMRIYYHLIVKFSPFFGTLLQKRLGCS, via the exons ATGGAAGAAGAAGCGTATTCAATAATTATCAAG GTGAAATATGGGGATGTGCTCAGGCGTTTCAGTTCTTGGATTTTTGAGCATACGCTGGGTGTCGATATGGATGGACTGAAGGAGAAGATCCATTCCCTTTTCAAGTTACCTCCAAACAGTGCTTTAACGCTGACTTATATCGACGAAGATGGCGATGAGGTGATGCTCGTGGATGATGATGATCTCCGTGCTATTGCGAAGCAGGTGCTGGACCCCTTGCGGATTACTGTCAAGCTCAGTGATGAAAACAATGGCAAAAAGTTTCATTCGAGTGGAACTCCTACTCCTACTCCCACTCCCTTTCCCTTGGAATCATCTCTGGTGCAGAAACCATCTCAAGATGGTAAAACTGCTCCAGAGTCTATATGTGAGACTCTTGTGAAGTTGTCGACTGATTTGGCGTCGACTTCCACACCCGATTTTAATGAGCTCGCCCATTATTTCTCAGAAGTTAGCTCGTCGTACTTGGACTCTGTTGCCGAGTCCCGACCTAGAATGCAGAGTCCCACACACAACTTTGTGATGAAAGACTCAGAGACATCCAAGGCTGATGCTGCTCAATCAATGGTTCCATCAAATGTTGGATCTGAAGAGTGCATCATTAAAAATGAGATCTTGGAAAAACTTGAACTGCTGGCAACTGCAATAGAAGATGCTTTGAAGCTTAGATATACAAGTACGGTACCCAAGAAGGTTCCTTTTGCAACGGTACAACGCGACACAGGGACTATCAATGCCGGCCAGCCAGTTGTGAGTGATTCTCTGCCAATTTCAGATCCCACTGCAAAATCTCGGGCGGTTCATGGCATCGCTGGTGAGAAAGAAAAGGTAGAGCAGACCAGTGAATGTTGTTCGATGGACAAGTCCTCCCTGAGATCGTCTCAACATCCCTCTGTCCCAAAGAAAGGTTGGGTTGCTGGGATGAGTGATGTTTCCAGTAATGTTCGGATCGAAACTGCAATCAGTCCTGAACCAGAATTAGACCTCCTCAATCCTAATCCTAGTTCAAAGAGAAATGCCTCGGTTTCTCCATTGCATCCAGCTTGCGGTGCTGTTACAGTCGGCCGGAAGGGTAGTCATAATGACAATCTCTCAAAAATCTGTCATGACGAATATTTCTGCGATGGCTGTGGGGCTGATCCTATATTTGGCCCTCGGTTCAGGTCTAAAGT AAAGGAGGATTATGATCTGTGCAACATCTGTTTCTCCGGCAAGGCAAAAGACAGTGACTACATTCGAATAGATCGCCCCAAAGATGATCACAACCAAGTGTTTGACTTCTGTATGCGTATATATTACCATTTGATTGTCAAATTTTCACCTTTCTTTGGAACTTTACTTCAAAAACGTCTCGGTTGTTCTTAA
- the LOC140881866 gene encoding protein JOKA2-like isoform X2 yields MEEEAYSIIIKVKYGDVLRRFSSWIFEHTLGVDMDGLKEKIHSLFKLPPNSALTLTYIDEDGDEVMLVDDDDLRAIAKQVLDPLRITVKLSDENNGKKFHSSGTPTPTPTPFPLESSLVQKPSQDGKTAPESICETLVKLSTDLASTSTPDFNELAHYFSEVSSSYLDSVAESRPRMQSPTHNFVMKDSETSKADAAQSMVPSNVGSEECIIKNEILEKLELLATAIEDALKLRYTSTVPKKVPFATVQRDTGTINAGQPVVSDSLPISDPTAKSRAVHGIAGEKEKVEQTSECCSMDKSSLRSSQHPSVPKKGWVAGMSDVSSNVRIETAISPEPELDLLNPNPSSKRNASVSPLHPACGAVTVGRKGSHNDNLSKICHDEYFCDGCGADPIFGPRFRSKVKEDYDLCNICFSGKAKDSDYIRIDRPKDDHNQVFDF; encoded by the exons ATGGAAGAAGAAGCGTATTCAATAATTATCAAG GTGAAATATGGGGATGTGCTCAGGCGTTTCAGTTCTTGGATTTTTGAGCATACGCTGGGTGTCGATATGGATGGACTGAAGGAGAAGATCCATTCCCTTTTCAAGTTACCTCCAAACAGTGCTTTAACGCTGACTTATATCGACGAAGATGGCGATGAGGTGATGCTCGTGGATGATGATGATCTCCGTGCTATTGCGAAGCAGGTGCTGGACCCCTTGCGGATTACTGTCAAGCTCAGTGATGAAAACAATGGCAAAAAGTTTCATTCGAGTGGAACTCCTACTCCTACTCCCACTCCCTTTCCCTTGGAATCATCTCTGGTGCAGAAACCATCTCAAGATGGTAAAACTGCTCCAGAGTCTATATGTGAGACTCTTGTGAAGTTGTCGACTGATTTGGCGTCGACTTCCACACCCGATTTTAATGAGCTCGCCCATTATTTCTCAGAAGTTAGCTCGTCGTACTTGGACTCTGTTGCCGAGTCCCGACCTAGAATGCAGAGTCCCACACACAACTTTGTGATGAAAGACTCAGAGACATCCAAGGCTGATGCTGCTCAATCAATGGTTCCATCAAATGTTGGATCTGAAGAGTGCATCATTAAAAATGAGATCTTGGAAAAACTTGAACTGCTGGCAACTGCAATAGAAGATGCTTTGAAGCTTAGATATACAAGTACGGTACCCAAGAAGGTTCCTTTTGCAACGGTACAACGCGACACAGGGACTATCAATGCCGGCCAGCCAGTTGTGAGTGATTCTCTGCCAATTTCAGATCCCACTGCAAAATCTCGGGCGGTTCATGGCATCGCTGGTGAGAAAGAAAAGGTAGAGCAGACCAGTGAATGTTGTTCGATGGACAAGTCCTCCCTGAGATCGTCTCAACATCCCTCTGTCCCAAAGAAAGGTTGGGTTGCTGGGATGAGTGATGTTTCCAGTAATGTTCGGATCGAAACTGCAATCAGTCCTGAACCAGAATTAGACCTCCTCAATCCTAATCCTAGTTCAAAGAGAAATGCCTCGGTTTCTCCATTGCATCCAGCTTGCGGTGCTGTTACAGTCGGCCGGAAGGGTAGTCATAATGACAATCTCTCAAAAATCTGTCATGACGAATATTTCTGCGATGGCTGTGGGGCTGATCCTATATTTGGCCCTCGGTTCAGGTCTAAAGT AAAGGAGGATTATGATCTGTGCAACATCTGTTTCTCCGGCAAGGCAAAAGACAGTGACTACATTCGAATAGATCGCCCCAAAGATGATCACAACCAAGTGTTTGACTTCT AA
- the LOC140880789 gene encoding plant intracellular Ras-group-related LRR protein 9 encodes MDPNPTNFPILSYVMAKIPSIKRSFSNAAAAFDVENPPSPPSEPQEPHFELSEKMPHLNNPKIISAMRRAVSDVAETRSVLKALGTRPDHEAVDAARFKLSELNAHSSRGSDELSEDCKMYKAVITLDEMHGTYEKMLGEAERRLERIYEAAVAGEGDNFIEEEEEEGGKNVVDAAEMNEEVARILKEAELGKGIERVDLSERKLRALPEAFGRLSSLVVLNLSNNQLEAIPDSVSGLENLEELYLSSNILQFLPDSIGLLFKLKILDVSGNKLLALPDSISHCRLLIELDAGFNKLTYLPTDIGVELVNLKRLSIQYNKLRSLPTSIGGMKSLKLLDVHFNELRGLPHSVGKLINLEILNLSSNFSDLTELPDNISDLISLKELDLSNNQIQTLPFTFGQLFNLTKLNLDQNPLTIPPEEVVHKGVEAVKSYMAKRRIEILMEEERKIMHELPEQTQASLLTRSTSWLNNFVSNVSGTVSEYLGDSPKSNADSNYLNQQL; translated from the exons ATGGATCCAAATCCCACTAATTTCCCCATCCTCTCCTACGTCATGGCCAAAATCCCCAGCATAAAACGCTCCTTCTCCAACGCCGCCGCTGCCTTCGACGTCGAGAACCCGCCGTCGCCGCCGTCTGAGCCTCAGGAACCTCATTTCGAGCTCTCCGAGAAAATGCCCCACCTCAATAACCCCAAAATCATATCCGCCATGCGCCGTGCTGTTAGCGACGTCGCCGAGACCCGATCCGTTCTCAAAGCGCTCGGAACCCGACCCGATCACGAGGCTGTGGACGCGGCCCGGTTCAAATTGTCCGAATTGAATGCTCATTCATCGAGAGGTTCGGATGAATTGAGCGAGGACTGTAAGATGTATAAGGCGGTGATCACTTTGGATGAGATGCACGGGACGTATGAGAAGATGCTGGGTGAGGCGGAAAGAAGATTGGAGAGGATATACGAGGCGGCGGTTGCAGGGGAGGGTGACAATTTCATAGAGGAAGAGGAGGAGGAGGGAGGGAAAAATGTGGTGGATGCAGCTGAGATGAACGAGGAGGTGGCCAGGATTCTCAAGGAAGCGGAATTGGGGAAGGGGATTGAGAGGGTTGATTTGTCTGAGAGAAAATTGAGGGCTCTGCCAGAGGCATTTGGGAGGCTTTCGTCGTTGGTTGTACTGAATTTGTCTAATAATCAGCTTGAG GCAATTCCTGATTCGGTTTCTGGATTAGAAAACCTCGAGGAGctttatctttcttcaaatATCTTACAATTTTTGCCTGATTCAATCGGTCTGTTGTTTAAGTTGAAAATCTTAGACGTATCTGGAAACAAACTGCTCGCTTTGCCTGACAGCATCTCTCATTGCAG GTTGCTGATTGAGTTGGATGCCGGTTTCAACAAACTGACTTACTTACCAACAGATATAGGTGTGGAACTAGTGAATCTGAAAAGGCTCTCAATCCAGTATAACAAACTCCGTTCTCTTCCCACATCTATCGGTGGAATGAAATCCTTGAAACTCTTGGATGTACATTTCAACGAGCTCCGTGGTCTTCCACATTCTGTTGGGAAATTGATAAATCTTGAGATTCTGAATCTTAGCAGCAACTTCAGTGATTTAACTGAACTTCCCGACAACATTTCCGACCTAATCAGCTTAAAAGAACTTGATTTGAGCAACaaccagattcagacattgccTTTCACCTTTGGCCAGCTTTTCAATCTTACTAAGCTTAACTTGGACCAGAACCCTCTCACAATACCTCCAGAGGAAGTTGTCCACAAAGGAGTTGAAGCTGTAAAGTCATATATGGCTAAAAGACGGATTGAGATATTAATGGAGGAAGAACGGAAGATTATGCATGAATTGCCAGAGCAAACACAGGCTAGTTTATTGACTCGAAGCACCTCTTGGTTGAATAATTTTGTTTCAAATGTTTCTGGAACAGTTTCTGAATACTTGGGAGACTCCCCAAAATCAAATGCCGACTCAAATTATCTGAATCAGCAGCTATAG